Part of the Camarhynchus parvulus chromosome 11, STF_HiC, whole genome shotgun sequence genome, ATCCTTCCTGGTAGCTCAGCTGGACAGGATTTTAGGAGTTTGCTTAGCTAAATCTCTGCAATACTTCGAAACCTGATTCATAAAGACCCTTTGCCCATTTTGATGCCTTGGTCAGCAGTACAGAAGTCACctcccagagcactgcagtCTTCACCAAGAAGCTGCTTTAGGGAGGTAGTGAGGTAGCTATGCTGCCTTTGAACGCTGTCCAGATGCAGTTGTTTGATTGGagtctctgctcctgctccagagcaaTTATGCAAGCCCAGAGAGCTTTAAACACTCCACATAGCTTCTCTGCTTTTGATCACTTTCCTCCAACCCACGGCAATACctacaaaaatataaagatgTTCCACTTCAGATGGGTACTGTCCTCTTGCCATGGAATCGCAGCACAGTGATTATTTCTCCTGAGGTAGCTGCCAGCACCTTGCAGATCCTTTCAGAAGCAAAAGCCAGGTCTGCTGTTAGATCAGGAAGGAACTAACTGAAAGCCAGGCAGGCCACCTTACTCTCAGAATAACTTTCTCTCTGGAAAGATCTGAGGTCAATCCAGATGCCTGCCCTGCAAACACGTCCATTTTTCACAAGGGGCCTTCCACCTTGCCACTCTGATGGTGTCTTGGAAGGATTTTGGGATCATAAATTCattttggaagggaccttgaggtcatctagtccagcaTCTTGCTCAAAGCAAATCCAAATCTGGTGGCAACTGCAGTTCAGGGGTGAGAATATGCTAGAAGCTCCTCTCTGCACTCTTAGTAAGGTAAAGATTCTGCTACACAGGCAGTACAGGAAACCTGACTTCCCAAttcagccagcagcaggtggCTCTTGTAGTTCTCAAGGTCTCTGAAGAAGCTGCCAAGACAATCACCTCTCATCAGAGCAATGCCTTCAGTGAATACAGAGGCACTCCACTTTGAAGACCTGGATGCAGCAGTGGTGATCAGGAATTTAAGAGGTTTCATCTTTGCTCTGCCTTCCACTTACTGCCTGGCCTCTGCTGTACCCATTCCATCACACCAGAAATGGCTGTTGatcaggctggggacagcacagtTCACTGATTGCTCAGTTAAGAGGAACCAACAGAGAGAGGGACTAATATGAAGAGGAGCAGTGGGTGTCTTCAGCAGATGGTACAGCTGGTCATGTCAGGAGAAGGACCAGAAGCCTACTtgtacaaaacaaaaccttctgGGGGTTTGTGTGTAAGCTCCTTGTAGGCTTGTACAATAAGCAACAGCCaagggaaggcagggcaggTGGCACAGCACATACAGCTAGTGCTGTAACTCTTCCCTTGTGGTTACCTGGAGCCAAACTCTGCCTCAGTAAATATTTGTCAGTAGGCACAACTGGCAGTCCAGCCCATGGCTGAAGGAAGAAAGGATTAATTGGTAACAATGGAGCCGATGCCTTCTTACCGCTCATCGTTTGGTCCACGCAGGGGATTCTGCCCTCCCAGACCAAACAAGCTGATGTGATCCCTTATGAACATGATGTCCCCCACTTGGAAGTGGGGATTCAGTCCTCCAGCAGCATTAGTGACAATCAAGATCTCCACCCCCAGGAGAAAGAACACCCTGATGGGAAAGGTGACCTGCAAGAACCAAAAGCATGTGTGCAATGAGTGCCACAGTCGGCAGACAGCCGCTGCTACTGCATTTGTAATATCACAGTTTGTGGATGCAAAGAGTCTACATATGGAGACAAAACAACCTTCTGCAATTTTAAACATTCCTCTAATTTAAATAGAATGTTAATGCTTTTTAAACTAATTAAACCATAATCTTGCAATGAAACAAAATCCTGCATTAAAATCCAAGACCACATTTCCTACAGTTGCACTAAGGTCAAATAAAGGTGGTACAGAAAGAACATGCAGACAGTTTTTGCTCACTGCCAAGGTCTTGCAGAGATCAAGCCACTGTGCTGATTGAAGTAACTACTTATGCACATGGACTTGGAGAGTAATCCAAAGCTAAGGAACAGTTgggagctggagaaaaaaaaaattaagaagtttGATTTTGAGGAGTCAGGAATTTGGATGATACCTACTATCAATCAAATGCCACTGTGAGCAAAATATTTCCTAGTAATGGGCACCACTTCTTCAAGAAGTAAGTTAATTTTAATAGACAAACACATCTTGATAAAGCTAACTTTGTATTGagtgtttttaaaacagctgGTTTTCTATAAGAAGTTGGGTGGTGACAAAAATTATGGTTTATATCcaaatgcaaaaaaaggaaaatcacaaagctatccaaataaaaaaagagcCAATAAATATATGTTATTGTTATTTTCTAGCAGAAAAGTACATATGTGCATGGTAGGTAACATAAATCTCCACACATTCCAGCATGTTAGCTGAGAGGTTATAGCAGCTTGCAGTAGCCTGGGAACTttttctaggggaaaaaaaaccctgtaaacTATACAAATGCAATAGAAGATTAAAATAGATTATTCTTACAGAAGTTTTCTCATTGCTGATTTAAATAATGATTAAACTGACTAAGTTAAAGCATGTAAATTAATCTGCCTTATATGATAAACTATTTCCCCTGGTGAGAATAGCAGGGTCAGCCAATTTGTGTGGCTGTGGAGCATCACCTTCACCCCGCAGAAGCCAACTACCTCTTGGTTTGAACtcccaattttattttttgggggcaGATCTGAAATCTAAGAAAGACTCATTTCAAGAGCACTGTAAGTTCATTGCAAGGGCTAACATCCTGCAGCTAGATAGCAAGGCAGGCAGTCACTTCTGCAGCTTTTAAATACATCCCCCCATGGTGAATATTTTCCTTAAGGAGAACTCACCGTGCTGAGAGAGTGGCCTTCATAGGAGTGGAAACGTCCCTGCATGCACACGCAGGGCTGTCCATTGAGCTCCCCAAACACCAATCTGCCAACATGCCCTGACACTGGAAATTAACAAAGTGGCATTTTAGTTACAGGTCTCAAGGAATTTGACTTTAGAGAGATCTGTTTGTTGATGATTTTGCTTCACCGCAGGGCCGAGCACtgcaaaagcaggagctggaaatcaaataaataaataaatcaaaatatctATTGAAAAGTAGGGCCCCCAACGAAGGAAATGATTGGCATCTGACTCTAAGGCTTTGGAATGCTGAACACttgctttattaaaattatactatattacattacaactatactataattatattataaagaatactaaagaatactTGTGACTGTCTCCTGAcagtcaggacacagctttTTCCAATTGgccaaggaaataaaacaatctTCAGCAGAATCTAATTGACAAATCACTTTGTGTAAACTATCTCAATAACTCATTCCACAGgtgcaaaacaacaggagcagcaagcagagataagaattgttttccctttttctctgaggttttcttgctgtctttcccagaagaaattcttgggaaattgtgctttgcttttctctgtaaagagaaTTGTGGCTACAAATACCTATATCTttgatatttatgtttttttacTGTGAACACACATTTCACCAGCGTGGGACCGGTTTGCAGACTTGAGTGATCCCTGTGtgaggctctgctgcaggctgctggtggATGGGGTGATAATGGCCTGAGCTGTGCTCACCTGAGCTCCGTGGGAAGTGAGGGATGTCCTCGTACAGGAAGGCTGTCCTGCTGTCCAACACAtcagccagagctcccagcccagagccgCAGACGATGGCGATCCTGGGCCGCCGGGCAGCACGGGCACGCAGCCAGTCTGCTGCTTCCTTACACACCTCATAGCTGTTTCTGCAGGAGGAGAACAGGTCAGGGAGACTTACCAGCCCATTCAAAGAACAAGCTTCAAAGGATAAAAGTCCTGAAACGgtgcagaggaaaagaaatttcattaaGACTATAATAATAGAAGCTTCACTGCTATTATTGAAGATGCATCACTTTTAATCTCATGTATTTTACCCCTGACTACAGGGAAATCATTTGAATCCCCTTGGCTGGCTTCATGCTGTAGATGAAGAATGGCTAATGATACCTAGATCACAGAAATGTCACAAGGCATAACCACTCCTTCTTCTGATGGGCTCTGGTCTCTCCTGAGTTCctgaagaaagggaaaagcacaaTTAGATTGAGAAATTCCAACCTATATGAGTGTGCATGGGGATGTCCAGCCTGTGATGGGGAAATACAAATGTGTGGAGTTCTGAAGACACCTGAACAACACAGCTGGAATGCTGTGCTGATGAAGGAGTAGACACTGTCATCTGCAGTAGGTAAAGATTCAGGTGAACTTCTGAGACATGGGATCATCAAGATCCAGAGATGGAGAAGCCAATCTCTGTAAGTGTCGAGTGCCATCAGCTCCCATCACTTCCATCTAGGCTGGTACCACATGTCAGCCACCCACCCTCTCAATACCTCTTGCCTTCAGTACAGAAGGATAAACATGGAGATCTTACTTATCCCACAGAGTGGGCATGGGATCACACCTGCAGCCCAGACATTGCCAAGAGGCCCAATGACATCAGTCTCCATCAAAACAAGTGAAAACCAGGAATTTGTGCTCCAGAGTTTAAAGTGATTCAAGAGGGGGACTTGGCAAATACCTTGGTTAAAAAAGGTCTAATCCAGCAGGGAGCCCCATTGCCTGAAGGTGGGATAGAAGTTGGCATTACAGTGCCTGTTGTACATCTGTCTCATGGGAAAGGAGAAGAGTTCAACTTTTAACCTCTTAGCCCAGTAATCAGATGTCTTAATCGCAGTTTTGAAACACAATCAATAGCAAAATAATCCTATAATCCTGTTTTCAATAGGACAATGCAGAGACTTTCTGAAAGTAAATATCAAGGTTGATTGGAAACTATCCTCAAAAGCAGGGGTACTAATAGCAGTTCTTGGAAGCAACTCAATCATTACCATTGATGAGTAGAATTAATGATTGTACATGGTAGAGGACTGGTTCCTGGATTAAACCCACAGGCAGGGGCCACAGTTCTCTGTATGAAAAGTTGATCTGATTATTGAGAGGTGAGAAAATCAGATATTGTGAGACTGTGGGTGATGTAAAATTGACTGGAGGTGCCGATAAGCAGTCACTATCTATCCAGGAATGTTTCTTTTGGTTCTTTTTTATCAAGTCTCTTTTTTCCAGAGGTGTAAGCCCTAGTAATGCTGTgatgctgctctcagcagtcTTAGAGGACAGACAGAAAAGCTTGCAGAGGTGAGGAGCTCCTCACTGCAGGAGGTCTCAGGCCACTAAGAGGATTTGACTGTGTACAACTGGTTCCTCCAACTAAAGTACCAGATATTGAAGCAAAGGTTCTCAATTctatactttttctttctttatactGACAGGGTCAGTAGTTACTGCACATGCGTTTTCTGTGAGCATTTAGCCTCTTGACTGTCTAGTTGCTACTCTAAGTCCTATCCAGCATAAGATACATCAAACTTATAGTCCTAGTTACAAACTGTGAAGtcaaaaatagccaaaaatGTCATAAACTTGCAATCCAATGGGAAGAAATAACTTCCATACACATAGATTAAAAGGAAGAGTCATACTTAGCTGAAGtacttttcaaaggaaaagttTGGAAATGAGAGAGTTTATTTACCATCACATACTGAATTTTCTAAGTGTATCATGAGCTCCTGAAATAAGCAGGAGCTGTGAAAATGACATTAATAAAGACCACAGTTGACTACGTTATCACTTGCTCGCAGACAAAAGCTTTAAAAGTGCTTTACATACATTAATGAACAATTCCCCCCAATTTCTCTGTTGAATAACTGTAATCCTTGTTTAGAAATTCAAGGGAACTAAGAGAATTTATATGTAATGCCCAAGGTTTTGACATACCTGTGGCAGGCATGAGAAAAGAACAAGGTCACCAGGATCTGCTCTTCCTCGTGACCATAATACTGCTTGTttcagtttttggtttttttgaagcGCATAAAGCATTGCAAAATAACATTAGAGAATGGATATTATTCCTATATCCTCAGAAATTTTAGGAATGTGGGATGGAACCCATTCAATGTCTGCTGAAGACATCAGGACTGACTGAGCTATGCCAAGTTACAGTggaagtggatttttttcccttttaaacaGAAGATATTAAAATACTTCTTAACTAAAGAAGTAAATCTCCAGTGCTGCATATGTTTCCTCGCCTGAAACGAGCTCCAGCAAGTGCACAGGggcctggcagagccctgtCCTTCCCAAAGGCTTTGGGCGCAtcagagctgtccccagtgctgagagcagagcgATGCCAAAATTAATCTGCTTGCAGTATTTAGCTTTCAGAAACCTTCCGGATGACATCAAAGGGACTGGCAAGCACTGATAATTTCTGAATGCAAGGGAGATAcctgctcagcaggagcaaAGGGGGAGTTTGACCCGTGGGTCACCCAGCAGAGTGTTCAGCCTGGAACTGCAAGAGCACAAGGCCTGTGCAAGCTTTTTGACAGCTTGAATTAAAACATGTAGCACAAAGGCCCCTCTAGCTGCTCTAACAATGCACACCTAATAATAGTGCTCGGTAGCATCGCTTTGGATTAAATCACAGGATCAGCTGAAAACACAATCCCCTTTATTGTGATTGCTGTCATCCACTGGAGAAACACATCTGTTGCAAAACACAGGACTGTCACCGGTGACAGATCTTTTAtggcatgaaaaaaaaccccactcttATTTGCTTCTAAGTTGGCTGAAAGCAAATCTATGCTAAAAAGCAGACATATCCCAATAAACAGCTAAAGCATTATGTTTGGGGGCACATGGCCATAAGTATTCACAGTCTGTGCCTCTCCACAGGAGATATTTGCCTCTTCTGGCCCATAACCTCTCCCAAGGTCACCTACTCGCTGCCATATTTCATAATACCAGCACCTGCACAGGCAGATGGCCAGAATGCTCTCCAGTAATAAGATGTTTACTTCTGAGCAGCCTTTGTCTGACATTTATTGAGTGCCCAGTAGAAAGAAAAcaaggtgaagaaaagagatgtaatttttttagcCCCAACCAGCTTGGATGTCCGTGCATCCCCTATTTCACAGCACCTTACCTGTCTTCCTCAGCATAGGCCATCCTCCTCCTGTCTGGTTAACCAAAAGAAGGGGATGGTTGCTGGAAGTGGAGCTGCAGGGTTTTATTTGACCAAAGAGCAGAGGCCTATTGAacctgcagaagctgctgctgtctctggcAGTGAGTCAGGGAAGTGTGTCCCAGCTTCTCTCTGCTGACCCCTGAGCATCTCTAATCCCCGAGTAGGAGGGGCATGGTCAGGACATCTGCTTTTCTGGCCTCACCCCACATGACACACATGCTCTAGAGCTCTGCAGAAAGCTTACacgcatgcacacacacactgtaaTGCAGATTAAGCCTAGaaatttcacacacacacaacttTTCAGTGGCTGACAAGGGATCTGCCTGGATTTGCACCTCTTGCATCACCTGGGAACCAGCTGGAGTCACCTGCTCCTGTGCAATTCAAACCCCTGGCAGTGTGCAGACTCTGTGAGGTGACCTGTAGCACCTACCACTGACACCAGACGTTTCCACATCCCACATCATTACCTTCCCATTCTTTCATGGCAGCCAGGGGTGATGACCCAGTAGCTCCCCTCAGGGTTTTTTGTTCATATCTAATTGCCTCACCCTTCCCAAGAGGAAATACTTCTTTGAGATATGCTAAACCTCTGTTCAGCAGAATATGGGAGACACAGGAAAGAAGACAGGCACCCCACCATCTGTCCCtttaattttagttttgctgtgtatgaaaaaaatataaaaacaaccTTGTCATATGGATCTGTTTGTGCATCGGTGTTTGATCCCAACAACTGATGTGAACCACATTTTACAGAGCCAGAGATGTTTCCAAGACAATTGAATGCcagaaaaattcaagaaaagCAGTGATGAGTAGAGACCTTACACGCCCTAGCTGAAAGGCCACATCTACAATATGGATTCACAGCTTAATAAATCCAGAAAGGACACATGGGggtataatttataaatatccCAAGCAGGGACAAAACCTCAATTAGAACTTGGTAATTCTTAGACAAATCATCCAGACATtaacaaaaattcagaaaactaGGCATTTCAGGTCTTGGAATTCTTATTTCTTAcattcctctttcctttttgattTTGAAGACCTTGTATCAAACAGACCATTGTTGCCCCAGAAAAGTGTCTCTGAGaacttaaaaatcaaacaagGTAATAActgcaccaagaaaaaaacagggCATTTTTAGAAAGAGATATATTTcatgctggaaagcagaaacccagcaatgccagcacaggctgggaatCTGCAACAAccagcagaatttaaaaatccaattcTGTTTGATTTGTTGAAAAATACAGTTGGCactgaagaaatagaaaatggaTCTGAAAAGAAACCATAATGAGGGCCTTTCCCCTCAAGTTCTTgacctccctttctccctcaaGTTCAcacttccatttctttcttgctttctcttaGAAAGCTTAAAATGTCTCTTCTACAGAGACAAGCAGGTGGGGTGCTGCCACGTCAGGACCCACACTACATTGCTGCACTGGCATGGTGAATCTTGCTCTTGGTTTGCTGGACGCAGTGGGAAAATCAACATTAAGGATGTGTAAATAATTTTCCCTTCTATGCCCTCTTTCTAACTCTGTTTTTACCATGCTTCCcctattttttctcctttttgccaTTCTCATTCCTGTACTTCTGGATCTTGGCCATATCTGCCTCTGCCTGTTCTAGGTATATCCTCCTTTTTTCAGCATTGTTTTTCTGtacaaaacacagcagactGAGAGCAGAGATGGTTTTAGGTAGATTTAACTGCACCAAACCCTGTGCCCAAAGAGGGCCCACACTGCTTGGCTGTGAGCAAGTGTGCCAAAGATTCTGGAAGTCACCATCACTCCAAGCAACATTCACCCAAACCCAGGGTCTTAGAGCCACTTACCAGCTCGCTCAAGTCTTTCTGCCCTTTGGAAGTCCAGGCTTCTCTTGCCACTACTCAGGACTTCTTTGAAACCCATTATTTGCTgccattaaattaaattacagagCAATGTTAGGCCCTTAATGTTGATTTTCCATAGAGCTTGTTGGTATCAGCAGAGTTCTGATGCCCCCCAGATATGTTCCCTTTTTCAGCCTTAATCTGATTATGTTCATTAATCTGATTCTTTTTTTGCAAAGCAGACAAGAGAGATCAGACAGCCTGAGAGCTCTTCCCAATTTGCTCTCATCTAAGACAACCTCCTTCCTAGTTTGGATTTACATGGAAAACAGGATTATCAAAAAGGGGCCATTTTATCTATCTTTCTGCAATGTCTGTTAtttaacagcaacaaaaattaCTTGAGTTTTAACCTGTAATGCTGCATTGGTTGGACAAGTAAGACATAAACGTTCACCCTACTAGGACAAAATTAATTTGAGCACTGAGGATATTAATGCCAATTAGACTGCAGGGAATGCTCCAAATCAGATTTATCTAGAAAAAGAAGGTATTGAATAGATTGcataatgctgaaaaaaaattattgagaGTCTTTTGTCCTGAAGGAATCTCAGTTGTCTCTGTCTGTATGTGTCTGCAGCAATTTGTACCTATAATCCTGATGTTACTGCCTTGGCTGTCATTCAAGCCCTGCTTCCATAGTGAGAACTTCAACTGCTACAGGATGCAGATACAATcacctgaaattattttctaacaaTGCTGTACATTCCTACAGCAATTTCCATCTAAAGAAGCGTCGTGAAGTATTTTGCAAGCATTTCatcaaaacatttaattaatgCTTTAGGGTAAGTCTCCACTTTCCTGTGTGCTGACATTATCAGTGtatcaaattattttgcagTCTTCTCACACCTACTGCACATCACTCTTTTGGGAAGAGGAACTGAGCTGCACAAATATTCACAGAGTGTCTACACAGTGGGGACAGCCTAGCCCAGAAGAAAGGATCCCCCCTAAGCACTTCAGGCATTACCATGCCCTTACTGGTGCACTTACCTGGGGGGCATTTCTCCCACTTCTCTCATACTTAAAAAAGCCAGGATTGTGCCTCAGAGTTTTGGAGGAAGGTGAAATGGCTAAAGCTTGGaaagattttacttttctgCTGACTACCAAAAGCAAATGCTCAAGGTTTGATTAAAAATTACTGCCAAGAATTAATCAGGAATTTTGCAGCAATTTGGAAAGGCTTTGTTTGGGAAACTCATTATCGTCTGTACACTGGTTAGCCAGACAGCCACTGGAGTGTTACTAGCCACAAGAAAGGgagataaaatttaattatataCCAGAAAAGTTATTCCCCAACAGATCATTTTAATAACAATCTCTAACAAGATCTGCCTGGAGTGGTGAGCATACTGCTCATTGTACATCGACAGAAAAGAGACCTCTGACCACAGTGAATGCAGCAAAGGGCTGGCCAGGGGAACAGAAAACCAGACGTTCAAAGAGCCTGTCATGGTTAGCTGAGCAAAATGAGAGCAAAGCAATGCTTCCATGACAGCCTGAAAATGTTGCCATGGAGGCAGGAGAGATACAGAAACTTAAAGACAGGCAGCAGGAAACCGAGGAGATGCGTGTTCAGTTAGGCCAGACGTCAGAAAAAGCTTCCAGCTGGCCAAAATGTGCAGTCCTAAACAGCCCTCCTGTGAGGGCAGTGGGAAAAGGCTTTTAGGACAGAGATCAGTTAATGTAAAGGGTTTATGATGTTTACTGGTAGggaagcagccacagcactcACAAATTATATGCCTGCTCTGTAAAACTTCACCATCTTCATAAGACTCAGGCAGAAAGAGGAAGCAACTTGACAAAACCTGTGAATAAATGACACCACAGAAATCAGTAAAAGAGCAGAGATGTCCTAATACCAGCCAACAATTCCAtcttccagctctgggagatGGATCAAACAGCAAAGGGTAAGACTGGGGTTGTGGCCATGGCAGTTTGTGGAAGCCAAAGCACCTGTGGCAAGGAACTTAGGGAGAAAGAGTATGAAAAGGATTATTTGGGGAGTTGAGGGAAAGGAGTTGAACCTTTTGAAGGGATACAAACAGCACAACCAGAGATCAGCAGTATGTCAGGCTTGGGATAAAAGGATGGGCTTTTCAATGTGTAAGTGCTTTGAGGCAGGCAAAAAATCAGAGAATACAGGGGAAAGTGTGATGGAGGGCTGAAACAATCCTTAGTGAGAATAAGTGGAAAAGAAACCACAGGTCCTGGTGGACTAGAGACTAAAAAAGGCCAGGTACCCCTGTGGTCTACAATAAACACAAATAACTTGAACTAAAAATTATAAGGGataaggaaagaaattctttcaggcctgccacagaagaaaacagtacTCAGATAATTAAATTATACTACACAACTCCATGTATCACTAAGAATCCTTTGCAATAGATATATTTCCCTACTCAACACAGGTAAATGCAATTCATATCCTGGCACCACAGCCagctgctggcctggggctCCAAGATGCTTCTCCATATGAAGAATACAAATTCTCCCTAGGAAGGTCACTTATATCAAAACAACCCAGGACCAAAGTTTATCCTGTTCTGTGGTCTGGTTTCCTCTTCAATAATGAATAATACTTTCACACAGTGAAATGCCAGACCTTTCACGAGGTCAGGACCATGTCCTCATTTCCCCAAAGCCCCCTTTGGAAAACACTGATTTCTGGAGGTCAGTAGGTGAACATACTACCACTGGTAGTTGCAGTCT contains:
- the LOC115908063 gene encoding purine nucleoside phosphorylase-like, coding for MAYAEEDRNSYEVCKEAADWLRARAARRPRIAIVCGSGLGALADVLDSRTAFLYEDIPHFPRSSVSGHVGRLVFGELNGQPCVCMQGRFHSYEGHSLSTVTFPIRVFFLLGVEILIVTNAAGGLNPHFQVGDIMFIRDHISLFGLGGQNPLRGPNDERFGVRFPCMSDAYEQDLLSLAMESAQELGFLSFTREGVYCLQAGPSYETIAECRLLQALGADAVGMSSVPEVIVARHCGLRVLGISLITNKAVMSYSSQEKANHEEVLRVSVLRAEALQKLISHLLGKLGESTNSL